One genomic segment of Deltaproteobacteria bacterium includes these proteins:
- the gmd gene encoding GDP-mannose 4,6-dehydratase, producing MKKALITGITGQDGAYLAEFLLDKGYEVHGIKRRTSLFNTDRIDHLFRDPHEKGRSDKGANLHLHHGDMTDSSSILRIIKQVQPDEIYNLAAQSHVAVSFEEPEYTANSDAIGPLRVLEAIRILGLEKKTRFYQASTSELYGLVQETPQKETTPFYPRSPYAVAKMYAYWITVNYREAYGIYACNGILFNHESPLRGETFVTRKITRGLSRIKYGLEKCLYLGNMDAKRDWGHARDYVEMQWLMLQQEKPEDFVIATGVQYSVREFVVAAAKHMGMTITWNGEGASEKGFDQEGRCIVAVDPRYYRPTEVESLLGDPTKAKEKLGWTPRTTFVELVKEMMEADLKLAERDSKFTSLKVVR from the coding sequence ATGAAAAAAGCTCTCATCACGGGTATCACGGGCCAAGACGGCGCCTATCTCGCCGAATTTCTTTTGGACAAAGGCTATGAAGTTCACGGCATCAAGCGGCGAACTTCTTTGTTCAACACTGATCGCATCGACCACTTGTTTCGCGATCCACATGAAAAAGGTCGCTCCGACAAAGGTGCAAACCTCCATCTGCACCACGGGGACATGACCGACTCTTCCAGCATATTGCGGATCATCAAACAAGTTCAGCCGGACGAGATTTATAACCTCGCAGCGCAATCACACGTCGCAGTTTCGTTTGAAGAGCCCGAGTACACGGCGAATTCGGATGCCATCGGACCTTTGCGAGTACTTGAAGCAATTCGCATTTTAGGTCTCGAGAAAAAAACTCGCTTTTATCAAGCGTCGACGTCGGAACTTTACGGCTTGGTCCAAGAAACTCCGCAAAAAGAGACGACCCCGTTTTATCCGCGAAGTCCTTACGCAGTCGCGAAGATGTATGCGTATTGGATTACGGTCAATTACCGCGAGGCCTACGGCATCTACGCGTGCAACGGAATTTTGTTTAACCACGAATCTCCCCTACGCGGAGAAACGTTCGTCACAAGAAAAATCACGCGCGGCCTTTCGCGTATCAAGTACGGCCTCGAAAAGTGTCTGTACCTCGGCAACATGGATGCAAAGCGCGACTGGGGCCACGCCAGAGATTACGTTGAAATGCAGTGGCTGATGCTTCAACAAGAAAAGCCAGAAGACTTCGTCATTGCCACTGGTGTTCAGTACAGCGTTCGCGAGTTCGTGGTTGCAGCTGCAAAACACATGGGAATGACGATCACTTGGAATGGCGAAGGCGCCTCAGAAAAGGGCTTCGATCAAGAAGGTCGCTGCATTGTAGCGGTCGATCCGCGTTACTACCGACCGACAGAAGTGGAATCTCTTTTGGGCGATCCAACCAAGGCGAAAGAAAAGCTTGGCTGGACACCGCGAACAACGTTTGTCGAGTTGGTGAAAGAAATGATGGAAGCCGATTTGAAGCTGGCGGAACGCGATTCAAAGTTCACGTCGCTGAAAGTAGTGAGGTAG
- a CDS encoding GDP-L-fucose synthase, whose amino-acid sequence MKILLTGGTGMVGRNILDYARTHGAAYEFYAPSSGELNLLDRASTETYMLKHRPDLVIHCAGRVGGIQANISNPVAFLIDNLDMARNILGAAHKARVTKVLNMGTSCMYPRDAENPLKEELVLKGELEPTNEGYAIAKVFAAKYASYIHRENNDLKYKTLIPCNLYGRHDNFDPLSSHMIPAVIHKIHVAVKTGQDSVEIWGDGTARREFMDAYDLADFVFFALKNFDQVPELINVGLGFDYSINEYYQTVAKVLGYKGSFTHNLNKPVGMKRKLVSVERSAALGWKAKTSLEEGIRRAYEFYLNLHLEKKGERHV is encoded by the coding sequence ATGAAGATCCTTCTAACTGGCGGAACCGGAATGGTCGGCCGCAACATTTTGGACTACGCCAGAACGCATGGCGCTGCCTATGAGTTCTATGCACCTTCAAGTGGTGAATTGAACCTTCTCGACCGGGCCTCGACGGAAACGTACATGCTTAAGCATCGGCCCGATCTTGTTATTCATTGCGCAGGTCGAGTGGGCGGAATTCAGGCCAACATCTCAAACCCCGTCGCATTTTTGATCGACAATCTCGACATGGCTCGTAACATTTTGGGAGCCGCACACAAAGCGCGCGTCACGAAAGTTCTGAACATGGGAACGTCATGCATGTACCCGCGCGACGCGGAAAATCCGCTGAAAGAAGAACTCGTTTTAAAGGGTGAGCTCGAACCAACCAACGAAGGGTACGCGATCGCGAAAGTTTTTGCTGCGAAGTATGCGTCCTACATTCACCGCGAAAACAACGATCTCAAGTACAAGACTTTGATTCCGTGCAACCTCTACGGACGGCACGACAATTTCGATCCTTTGTCCTCCCACATGATTCCAGCGGTTATTCACAAAATTCACGTCGCGGTTAAGACAGGTCAGGATTCAGTTGAAATCTGGGGCGACGGAACCGCACGACGCGAATTCATGGATGCTTACGATCTTGCGGACTTTGTTTTCTTCGCGCTTAAAAATTTTGATCAAGTTCCAGAACTGATCAACGTTGGACTCGGCTTTGATTACTCTATCAACGAGTACTATCAGACGGTTGCAAAGGTCCTTGGCTACAAAGGGTCGTTCACTCACAATCTGAACAAGCCAGTCGGCATGAAGCGAAAGCTCGTTTCTGTCGAGCGTTCAGCGGCACTCGGCTGGAAAGCAAAGACGTCGCTAGAAGAAGGTATTCGCCGGGCTTACGAATTTTACTTAAACCTGCATCTAGAAAAAAAAGGTGAGCGCCATGTCTGA
- the rfbH gene encoding lipopolysaccharide biosynthesis protein RfbH: MSIETTRNAVIEAARAHHRALPPRKIVPGQDYIPVTGKILDEDDLVNLVDSSLDMWLTAGRFATEFEKSFAQSFGTKFALLVNSGSSANLVAFTALTSPRLGDRRIKPGDEVITVAAGFPTTVNPIIQNGCIPVFVDVELGTYEIDVTKLEAAVSPKTKAVMIAHTLGNAFDVKAVKEFCDRHGLWLVEDCCDALGATVDGKPIGTYGDIATVSFYPAHHITMGEGGAVCMSNAQLKLAAESIRDWGRDCWCPPGKDNTCKKRYDWQLGDLPEGYDHKYIYSHIGYNLKVSDMQAAVGVSQLKKLPGFIERRRENFNYLLSKMADLEGDLILPKSLKGSSPSWFGFALTVQPRAGITRNALVKRLESEKIGTRLLFGGHLLKQPAYKGIEHRVVGDLKNTERIMHDTFWVGVWPGLEKVHLDYISDRIHAAINEAKGK; encoded by the coding sequence ATGTCGATCGAAACTACTCGCAATGCAGTGATCGAAGCTGCTCGTGCCCATCATCGAGCCCTTCCACCGCGCAAAATCGTACCGGGCCAAGACTACATTCCGGTCACAGGAAAAATTCTCGACGAAGACGACTTGGTCAATCTTGTCGATTCAAGTCTTGATATGTGGCTGACGGCTGGTCGCTTTGCGACGGAATTTGAAAAGAGCTTCGCGCAAAGTTTTGGAACTAAGTTTGCGCTGCTGGTCAACAGCGGTTCGTCCGCAAACCTTGTGGCATTTACAGCGTTGACGTCACCTCGCCTCGGTGACCGACGAATCAAGCCAGGTGACGAAGTGATTACTGTGGCAGCTGGATTCCCGACGACGGTGAACCCGATTATTCAAAATGGCTGTATTCCGGTTTTTGTCGACGTCGAACTAGGTACCTATGAAATCGACGTAACGAAATTGGAAGCCGCCGTTTCTCCTAAGACAAAAGCGGTGATGATTGCGCACACTCTTGGCAATGCGTTCGATGTAAAAGCCGTGAAAGAGTTTTGCGATCGCCACGGACTTTGGTTGGTGGAAGATTGCTGTGATGCTTTGGGCGCGACCGTTGACGGAAAACCCATCGGAACTTACGGCGATATCGCGACTGTCAGTTTTTATCCCGCTCACCACATCACGATGGGTGAAGGCGGTGCAGTTTGCATGTCGAATGCGCAATTGAAGTTGGCAGCCGAATCGATTCGCGATTGGGGTCGTGACTGTTGGTGCCCACCCGGAAAAGACAACACGTGCAAAAAACGCTACGACTGGCAACTTGGCGATCTGCCAGAAGGTTACGATCACAAATATATTTACAGTCACATCGGCTACAATTTGAAAGTCAGCGACATGCAGGCCGCGGTCGGAGTCTCTCAGCTTAAGAAACTTCCTGGCTTCATCGAGCGCCGACGAGAAAATTTCAATTATCTTCTAAGCAAAATGGCGGATCTCGAAGGCGATCTCATCCTTCCGAAATCGCTAAAGGGGTCGAGTCCGTCGTGGTTCGGCTTTGCCTTAACAGTCCAGCCCAGAGCGGGAATCACGCGAAACGCCCTGGTAAAAAGGCTGGAATCCGAGAAAATCGGAACACGTCTTTTGTTCGGCGGCCACCTTTTGAAGCAACCTGCTTATAAGGGCATTGAACACCGTGTGGTCGGTGATCTTAAAAACACCGAACGCATCATGCATGACACGTTTTGGGTGGGTGTTTGGCCAGGGCTTGAAAAGGTACACCTCGATTACATTTCGGATCGCATTCATGCAGCGATCAACGAGGCTAAAGGAAAGTAA
- a CDS encoding NAD(P)-dependent oxidoreductase, with the protein MNAEILTGEVITAAKRELTLRCFEDWKRLGPAHVLLTGGTGFFGSWIIASFLALREAGLKVELTVLSRNPDVFLEKNPSLKSVPGLIFKKGDVVTATIPFSVTHVFHFATTPANRADASAEAEMRETIVSGTRRMLEEAERVGAKRFLLASSGAVYGRGNSDLPFEGLVDASLLPAITDLSDPLNGGLTMYGAAKREAERLCYEAQKARRVETVVARGFAFSGPLFPVEGPYAISGFMSAMLNGLPLNVRTPQTVRAYLDGRDLVQVLWMLLARGRSGEAYNVGGSESVNMHELADLIRAVALKVGRKVPEVRIAGHMMQSPDTYRPSLKKLETEFGWQPVISLRESLRDHALWATREAGPTGHSS; encoded by the coding sequence ATGAATGCCGAAATTCTAACCGGTGAGGTCATCACTGCCGCAAAGAGAGAGCTCACTTTGCGTTGCTTTGAAGACTGGAAACGCCTCGGGCCAGCACACGTTCTGCTGACTGGTGGCACCGGTTTTTTTGGTTCTTGGATCATCGCAAGTTTCTTGGCGCTTCGCGAAGCGGGTCTCAAAGTTGAACTCACCGTTCTTTCGCGAAACCCGGACGTGTTCTTGGAAAAAAACCCGTCGCTTAAAAGTGTTCCGGGCCTGATTTTTAAAAAAGGGGATGTCGTCACGGCGACAATCCCGTTCAGTGTGACGCACGTTTTTCATTTCGCAACCACACCTGCAAACCGCGCAGATGCGTCGGCGGAAGCGGAAATGCGAGAGACGATCGTTTCTGGCACAAGGCGAATGCTAGAAGAGGCCGAGCGTGTCGGTGCGAAGAGATTTTTGTTGGCAAGTTCTGGCGCTGTTTATGGCCGCGGAAATTCGGATCTCCCATTTGAAGGTCTTGTCGACGCCAGTCTCTTGCCAGCCATCACAGATCTTTCAGATCCGCTGAATGGTGGACTGACGATGTATGGTGCCGCAAAGCGTGAGGCCGAGCGGCTTTGCTATGAAGCGCAAAAAGCAAGGCGAGTTGAAACCGTCGTCGCGCGAGGGTTTGCATTTTCAGGTCCGCTTTTTCCGGTCGAAGGGCCTTACGCGATTTCTGGTTTCATGTCGGCCATGCTTAACGGCCTTCCTTTGAACGTGCGAACTCCGCAAACGGTGCGTGCGTACCTTGATGGGCGCGATTTGGTTCAGGTGCTTTGGATGCTTTTGGCCAGGGGGCGATCGGGCGAAGCGTACAACGTCGGCGGATCGGAATCGGTGAACATGCACGAATTGGCGGATCTCATTCGCGCGGTGGCCTTAAAGGTCGGTCGAAAGGTGCCGGAGGTGCGGATTGCCGGGCACATGATGCAGAGCCCCGACACCTATCGGCCAAGCTTAAAGAAGCTTGAAACCGAGTTTGGCTGGCAGCCCGTGATTAGTTTGAGAGAAAGTCTTCGCGATCACGCGCTTTGGGCCACTCGAGAGGCAGGCCCAACCGGCCACTCTAGCTAG
- a CDS encoding transketolase: MRERLSDLLVKACTADSRRVVLSGDHGYALFDALRKESPKSFINVGVMEQAMVGMAAGLAKSGARPIVYGLSAFIPIRVLEQMKMDVCHVGYPVIFLGDGAGLVYSTLGASHQCGEDVAALKPLPGMKIFTPADAEELEAVFNEALATNGPCYIRIGKSDRPAVSDERLSSTAPRLLRKTSSERPILVTMGSMTAFGNQLAGEFDLGHLSVLRVKPIHKELVEILHTAKEIWVLEEHHRSGGLASTISDALIDEGYSVPKMKIWSLKDQFVHTCGSYQHALSEHQLSDQQVRQSFGQNLSSRGAL, from the coding sequence ATGCGTGAACGTCTTTCTGACCTTCTTGTGAAAGCTTGTACGGCCGATTCTCGTCGAGTTGTCTTGAGCGGTGACCATGGCTACGCACTTTTCGATGCGCTTCGAAAGGAGTCGCCGAAGTCTTTCATCAATGTCGGAGTGATGGAGCAGGCCATGGTGGGAATGGCTGCTGGTCTTGCTAAATCAGGTGCTCGGCCGATCGTTTATGGGCTTTCGGCATTCATACCCATTCGCGTTTTAGAGCAAATGAAAATGGATGTCTGCCACGTCGGATATCCAGTGATTTTCCTTGGGGACGGCGCCGGGCTTGTCTACTCGACCCTTGGGGCCTCGCACCAGTGTGGCGAAGATGTTGCGGCATTGAAGCCACTTCCAGGAATGAAAATCTTTACGCCGGCAGATGCAGAAGAACTAGAAGCAGTGTTCAACGAAGCGCTCGCGACCAATGGGCCTTGTTACATTCGTATAGGGAAAAGTGATCGTCCGGCCGTCTCAGACGAACGACTTTCGTCCACAGCGCCGCGCTTGCTTCGTAAGACTAGTTCAGAACGCCCGATCTTGGTCACTATGGGGTCAATGACGGCCTTCGGAAATCAACTCGCAGGGGAATTTGATCTCGGACACCTTTCGGTCTTGCGCGTAAAACCAATTCATAAAGAACTTGTCGAGATTCTTCATACCGCAAAAGAGATTTGGGTTCTAGAAGAGCACCATCGAAGTGGCGGATTAGCCTCCACGATCAGCGATGCGCTGATCGACGAAGGCTACTCGGTGCCGAAAATGAAAATCTGGTCGTTGAAAGATCAGTTTGTTCATACATGTGGCTCTTATCAACATGCGCTCTCAGAGCATCAGTTAAGTGACCAGCAAGTTCGCCAATCGTTTGGCCAAAATCTAAGCAGCAGAGGGGCACTATAA
- a CDS encoding DegT/DnrJ/EryC1/StrS family aminotransferase, translating into MSEVFLPLATSGWDQAEHDAMQAVIKSGNFTMGAKVAEYEKKFAEFFGSKFAVMCSSGSTANLLMVAALFYKKSGALKAGDEVIVPAVSWSTTYYPLHQYGLKLRFVDIDRETLNFDLKELEKAIGPKTRLIMTVNLLGNPNDFSKIQSLIKGKDITLIEDNCESMGATFEGKQCGTFGAMGTYSSFFSHHISTMEGGSVVTDDEELYHIMLCLRAHGWTRNLPKHNHVTGVKSDDAFEESFKFVLPGYNVRPLELEGAIGIEQLKKLPSFIRERRANAAVFLELFANHPWLMVQKEIGQSSWFGFSFVLKPGAPVTRPQLVKHLQTAGAECRPIVTGNFAKNPVVKWFDYEIQGELPNANWIDQQGLFVGNHQVPIAEALKKLRKTVDAI; encoded by the coding sequence ATGTCTGAAGTGTTTTTACCGCTCGCGACAAGTGGTTGGGATCAAGCCGAGCATGATGCCATGCAGGCGGTGATCAAATCTGGCAACTTCACGATGGGCGCGAAAGTTGCCGAATACGAAAAGAAGTTTGCTGAATTCTTCGGTTCGAAATTCGCGGTCATGTGCTCTTCTGGCTCAACCGCAAATCTTCTAATGGTGGCCGCACTTTTCTATAAAAAGTCGGGCGCATTAAAAGCAGGCGACGAAGTCATCGTGCCGGCCGTGTCTTGGAGCACCACCTACTATCCGCTTCACCAATATGGTCTCAAGCTTCGCTTCGTTGACATCGATCGCGAGACTTTGAATTTTGACTTGAAAGAATTGGAAAAAGCGATTGGACCGAAAACACGTCTCATCATGACGGTTAACCTCTTGGGTAACCCAAATGACTTTTCAAAAATTCAGTCGTTGATCAAAGGGAAAGACATCACGTTGATCGAGGACAACTGCGAATCGATGGGTGCAACGTTCGAAGGAAAGCAGTGCGGAACCTTTGGCGCGATGGGGACTTATTCAAGTTTCTTTAGCCATCATATTTCGACGATGGAAGGCGGATCGGTTGTCACCGATGACGAAGAGCTCTATCACATCATGCTTTGCCTTCGCGCACATGGCTGGACAAGAAATCTTCCCAAGCACAATCACGTCACAGGCGTAAAGTCCGACGATGCGTTTGAGGAATCGTTCAAGTTTGTTCTGCCTGGCTACAACGTTCGTCCGCTCGAATTGGAAGGCGCCATTGGAATCGAGCAACTAAAAAAGCTTCCATCTTTTATTCGCGAGCGCCGTGCGAATGCAGCCGTGTTTCTCGAGCTTTTCGCCAATCACCCGTGGCTGATGGTGCAAAAGGAAATCGGCCAAAGTTCGTGGTTTGGTTTCTCGTTTGTCTTAAAGCCTGGCGCGCCGGTCACGCGTCCCCAGCTTGTCAAACATCTACAAACTGCCGGCGCCGAATGCCGCCCAATTGTGACAGGGAACTTTGCAAAAAATCCGGTCGTGAAGTGGTTTGATTACGAAATTCAAGGCGAGCTTCCCAACGCCAACTGGATCGATCAGCAGGGGCTTTTCGTCGGAAATCATCAAGTGCCAATTGCCGAGGCGCTTAAAAAGCTGAGAAAGACTGTTGATGCGATATGA
- a CDS encoding GNAT family N-acetyltransferase: MRYEIVPLAEKDLGRLKAFTDRAIGAGYYSEAELKDIFNRSSMNGVMCSFLLVLDGSAAADASGEIFGVRFTYPPGNWSHGKGEGLTPDQWPHAKADTAYFQSLFLSDAIQGQGFGSKLSQASIDVLKEIGAKGVVCHSWKESPGGSSTKYLEKMGFQRIKEHPLYWQHVDYNCTRCLKPPCQCTAIEMYYEIPREK; this comes from the coding sequence ATGCGATATGAAATAGTTCCGCTAGCAGAAAAAGACCTCGGAAGGCTTAAGGCCTTCACCGATCGCGCCATTGGCGCCGGGTACTATTCTGAAGCGGAGCTAAAAGACATCTTCAACCGTTCAAGCATGAACGGTGTGATGTGCTCGTTTTTGTTGGTTTTAGACGGCTCGGCCGCAGCCGACGCCAGTGGTGAAATCTTCGGCGTTCGCTTTACCTATCCGCCAGGTAACTGGAGTCACGGAAAAGGAGAAGGCTTAACGCCTGATCAGTGGCCACACGCAAAAGCGGACACCGCGTATTTTCAATCTTTGTTTTTGTCGGACGCCATACAAGGGCAAGGTTTTGGTTCGAAACTTTCGCAAGCGTCGATCGACGTCTTAAAAGAAATCGGCGCAAAAGGTGTCGTCTGTCATTCGTGGAAAGAAAGTCCAGGCGGCTCGTCCACCAAATATCTCGAAAAAATGGGATTTCAAAGAATCAAAGAACATCCACTTTACTGGCAACACGTTGATTACAATTGCACTCGCTGTTTGAAGCCGCCGTGTCAGTGCACGGCTATTGAAATGTACTACGAGATACCGAGGGAAAAATGA
- a CDS encoding FAD-binding oxidoreductase: MSTSFWLDRTGKSEKQTFDVVIVGAGITGLSTAYWLEKEDPSLKVAIVEKSRVAFGASGRNAGFVTCGSVEHFNRMINKHGMDQAVEIWKFSETNLKLIQEEIVQGDRHSIQFENDGAFSLAAQENEFAELKKVSEIMTGLKIPTEIVDGDGVAKRLGAKGFVGGIKYLGDSSTNPVALLERMRSKIKAPIFEGVEAYKIDTLPDGTKVLKTDRGDFECSMVALALNGYAANLHPYFKDKIFPTRGQCLMTEAVPRFMEGPCYANFYLDYFRQTPTGELLIGGFRQIEKETEVGYSDHLTDVIQNSLHDFVVTHLPKLASAKVTHRWGGVMGFAKDGEPLVGSIPDDPSIFFAGGYTGHGIGLAFNTAKTLVDLIFGREIPNWISARRFQ, translated from the coding sequence ATGAGCACATCGTTTTGGTTAGATCGTACTGGGAAATCAGAAAAACAAACGTTCGACGTCGTCATCGTCGGCGCAGGGATCACCGGCCTTTCCACTGCTTACTGGCTTGAAAAGGAAGACCCTTCGCTAAAAGTGGCCATCGTCGAAAAGTCGCGTGTGGCGTTTGGTGCTTCCGGCAGAAACGCAGGCTTTGTGACATGTGGTTCGGTCGAGCACTTCAACCGCATGATCAACAAGCACGGAATGGATCAGGCCGTTGAAATCTGGAAATTTTCGGAAACAAACTTAAAGTTGATCCAAGAAGAAATCGTTCAAGGCGATCGACACTCAATTCAATTTGAAAACGACGGTGCCTTTTCTCTTGCAGCGCAAGAGAATGAATTCGCAGAACTCAAAAAAGTTTCTGAAATCATGACGGGTTTGAAAATTCCAACGGAGATCGTTGACGGCGATGGCGTCGCGAAACGCCTTGGTGCCAAAGGCTTTGTCGGTGGAATTAAGTATCTCGGTGATTCCTCAACAAACCCAGTGGCCCTTCTCGAGCGAATGCGAAGCAAAATCAAGGCGCCGATTTTTGAAGGGGTTGAAGCGTACAAGATCGACACTTTGCCTGACGGCACCAAGGTTTTGAAAACAGACCGTGGGGATTTCGAATGTTCGATGGTGGCTTTAGCGCTGAATGGCTATGCCGCAAACCTTCACCCTTACTTCAAGGACAAGATCTTTCCAACACGCGGCCAGTGTCTAATGACCGAGGCCGTGCCGCGTTTCATGGAAGGCCCTTGCTATGCGAACTTCTATTTGGATTACTTCCGACAAACACCGACAGGCGAACTTCTGATCGGTGGTTTCCGACAGATCGAAAAAGAAACGGAAGTCGGTTATTCCGACCATTTGACCGATGTGATTCAGAATTCGCTACATGACTTCGTGGTGACTCATTTACCAAAGCTTGCGTCGGCAAAAGTGACGCATCGTTGGGGCGGGGTGATGGGCTTTGCCAAAGACGGCGAACCGCTTGTGGGTTCGATCCCGGATGATCCGTCGATTTTCTTTGCTGGCGGATACACGGGGCACGGAATTGGTCTCGCGTTTAACACCGCAAAGACCTTGGTCGATTTGATTTTCGGGCGCGAAATTCCAAACTGGATTTCCGCACGCCGCTTCCAGTAA